Proteins co-encoded in one Capsicum annuum cultivar UCD-10X-F1 chromosome 9, UCD10Xv1.1, whole genome shotgun sequence genomic window:
- the LOC107840828 gene encoding uncharacterized protein LOC107840828, whose protein sequence is MALEAYSTSQNTDKIHTDVLSQARTSCYKARDAFYSCMEKESSKKPTEIATVGLLYPVECKKTREEYVKQCRPTWVKHFDRQYCAKKRVQRLLDDTESRRGV, encoded by the exons ATGGCATTGGAAGCTTACAGTACATcacaaaatactgataaaattcaTACAGATGTTCTCTCACAAGCTAGAACTTCTTGTTACAAG GCAAGAGATGCATTTTATTCATGCATGGAGAAAGAATCCAGCAAGAAACCTACAGAAATCGCGACAGTTGGTCTTTTATACCCTGTCGAATGCAAGAAAACCAGGGAGGAATATGTGAAGCAATGTCGACCTACTTGG GTTAAGCATTTTGATAGGCAGTATTGTGCTAAGAAGAGGGTTCAGAGACTTTTGGATGATACTGAGTCGAGGAGAG GGGTTTAA
- the LOC107840827 gene encoding uncharacterized protein LOC107840827 yields the protein MEAMNSSSFHSSGENGGSSTEHDDFLQQILSSVPSSSSSSSSSLLASKLRSITSNQWRHRRRRRRNNISCCDASARTHRRSKRRRFISASKLRQHHINGDTAGGGGGTTSAAAMLQRGLTGDQNDDALYQGNEISVQALNNGFAGSLGQTSNQSQHFQEKQ from the exons atggAAGCTATGAACTCCTCCTCATTTCATAGCAGCGGAGAAAATGGTGGTTCGTCGACTGAGCACgacgactttcttcaacaaattcTCTCTTctgttccttcttcttcttcttcttcttcttcttctttgttagcTTCCAAACTCCGATCGATAACATCGAATCAATGGCGGCACCGCCGGCGGAGGAGGAGGAACAACATCAGCTGCTGCGATGCTTCAGCGAGGACTCACCGGAGATCAAAACGACGACGCTTTATATCAG CTTCCAAACTCCGACAACATCACATCAATGGCGACACCGCCGGCGGAGGAGGAGGAACAACATCAGCTGCTGCGATGCTTCAGCGAGGACTCACCGGAGATCAAAACGACGACGCTTTATATCAG GGAAATGAGATTTCAGTTCAAGCACTTAACAATGGATTTGCTGGATCTCTTGGTCAAACCTCTAATCAATCTCAACATTTTCAg GAGAAACAGTAA